GACGAACTGCGCGCTGCGGGTCGCGTCGGCCCCCGACCACCCTGGCGGGAACTGCTGCTGCCCGGCGGAAACCGCCCGCGACGCGCGAATGGAGAGGAGTCCGCCACCTCAGCGCCGGCCGCCCTGCCCGAGCACCCGCTGCTGTACGACCTGGACAAGAAAAGCCTGCGCGAGCTACTGCACATCCGGCACGCCATGGTCAACCTGCGCAAGGGACAATTCAACGCGCAGCTCGCCGAGTCGGTGCTGCTCGAGGTCACGATCGACCGCGACGCCGCGCTGGGTGACCGCGAGCTGCGGCTGCGCGGGCGCCAGGGCCTGACCAACCCGATGGTCTTTGAAGTGGGGGCCGCGCCGGAGACCATCGAACTGGAGAGCAACGACCCCGGCGCGACCGCGATTCTGCCGCCGGAGCCGCCGCTCACGCTGCCTGTCGTCCTCAACGGTCAAGTCATGCCCGGCGACGTCGACCGCTTCCGCTTCCACGCACAGGCGGGCCAGCAGCTCGTCATCGCGACGTCCGCCCGGCGGCTGATCCCCTACCTGGCCGACGCCGTTCCGGGCTGGTTCCAGGCCACGGTTGCACTGTACGACTCTGAGGGTCACGAAGTTGCCTTCGCGGACGACTACCGCTTCGATCCCGACCCGGTGCTGTGCTATGAAATCGCCGCCGACGGCGAGTACGAGGTCGAAATCCGCGACGCGCTCTATCGCGGACGCGCGGACTTTGTTTATCGCATCAGCGTAGGCGCGCACCCGTTCATCACGTCCATGTTCCCGCTGGGCACGCGCGCCGGGCACAAACGCTACGTCGCAATCGACGGCTGGAACCTGACGACCGATCGGCTGTACCTGGACCCGCAGCCGGACGCCGAGGGTCCGCAACACAAACACTGGGGCACGGGCCGGCGCGCCTCCAACCGCCTGACCTACGCCGTGGACCAGCTCGCGGCCAGCCCGGAGGCCGAAACGAACGATACGCCGACGGAGGCGCAGTTGGTCACCCTGCCGCGCATCCTGGACGGGCGCATTGCGCCACCGGGCGACGTCGACGTGTTTCGATTCAAGGGCCGCGCGGGTGACGAGGTGGTCGCGGAAGTGCAGGCCCGCCGGCTGAATTCGCCGCTGGACTCCCTGCTGCGCCTGACCGACGCGACGGGACGCGTGCTCGCCTGGAACGATGACCACGAGCAGGTGGACGGCGTGCTCTACATGGACGCGGGGTTGCTCACGCACAGCGCCGATTCGTATCTCCGCTTCAAGCTCCTCGCCGACGGCGAGTACTTCGTGCAACTGACCGATTCGCAGGGACAAGGTGGACCGGCGTACGGCTACCGGCTGCGCGTGGGACCGCCCAGTCCGGATTTCGCGCTCCGCGTCACACCCGCCAGCATCAACGTGCCCGCGGGCGGCACCGTGCCCATCTGCGTGTACGCTTTGCGCAAGGATGGATTCAACGGCGACATCGAGATCACGCTGCGCGGCGCCCCGCGTGGGTTTCAGCTCAGCGGGGCGCGCGTCCCCGCCGGACGCGACCGGATCCGCATGACGTTGACCGCGCCGGCCAAGCCGTCCGACGAGCTTATCGTTCTGCACCTGGAGGGCCGCGCCGTGATCAACGAGACCGAGGTCCGGCACCCGGCTGTTCCGGCCGAAGACATGATGCAGGCGTTCCTGTATCGCCACCTGACGCCCGCCGAGCAACTCGTCGTCGCCGTGCTGGGCAACCGTTTTCCGGCCGGGACAATCGCCGGCGACGCCACGCCCGTGCGGATTAGCGTCGGCGGCACGGCCAGCGTGGAAGTCCGCCTGCCCG
This sequence is a window from Phycisphaerae bacterium. Protein-coding genes within it:
- a CDS encoding pre-peptidase C-terminal domain-containing protein; the encoded protein is MSRIRYACLAVLWLCGAAALAQQERREPHISYLYPAGGRRGTVVQVTVGGQSLRSITRAHFTGAGVHAKVLATYPPVINIQPEQREALVRKLRVLIAQRWDELRAAGRVGPRPPWRELLLPGGNRPRRANGEESATSAPAALPEHPLLYDLDKKSLRELLHIRHAMVNLRKGQFNAQLAESVLLEVTIDRDAALGDRELRLRGRQGLTNPMVFEVGAAPETIELESNDPGATAILPPEPPLTLPVVLNGQVMPGDVDRFRFHAQAGQQLVIATSARRLIPYLADAVPGWFQATVALYDSEGHEVAFADDYRFDPDPVLCYEIAADGEYEVEIRDALYRGRADFVYRISVGAHPFITSMFPLGTRAGHKRYVAIDGWNLTTDRLYLDPQPDAEGPQHKHWGTGRRASNRLTYAVDQLAASPEAETNDTPTEAQLVTLPRILDGRIAPPGDVDVFRFKGRAGDEVVAEVQARRLNSPLDSLLRLTDATGRVLAWNDDHEQVDGVLYMDAGLLTHSADSYLRFKLLADGEYFVQLTDSQGQGGPAYGYRLRVGPPSPDFALRVTPASINVPAGGTVPICVYALRKDGFNGDIEITLRGAPRGFQLSGARVPAGRDRIRMTLTAPAKPSDELIVLHLEGRAVINETEVRHPAVPAEDMMQAFLYRHLTPAEQLVVAVLGNRFPAGTIAGDATPVRISVGGTASVEVRLPARASQRIVKLELNTPPAGITLESMAPQPDGVTLVLSAKADVVQPGFADNLIVEAFVEVPRPRRNPKAGAEKSRVSGGFLPAIPIEVVAP